taataaaaaatcaaatgaaaccgAGTTACAAACATTCTTACTTGACATGTGATTCAACCCgtgaaaataatgatttaagGTTTAATCATCTAATCATAATTAAACAATAGTTGAAcggattttatatttttaatatcatatatTCTCCTCATTTCTAATTATAAgacataattgattaatttgtatttattaagaaagttagtgaatttaattattaatattaaatttgtctataattataatatttttcaaatttatccttaattttattggaaatttattcatcttctttaatttttataggagagagaaagagataattgagagtattttaataaaaaaataattaatgcagagataaaataaaattttataataaaaaattatttactatatcttattttatttgcaGGAAAGCTGATTTTGTAGCGATgataaatgaaagaagaaaaaattgatgCAGTGAGAAATCAACGTTGTAGGTTTGATTATATGACAACTCAACTTTTCCATCCTCTCATTTTGAGAATACAACAACTACTTAAACTTTGAGAGGATCTGAATGACTTAAACTAGGGAATATACTCcaaaatactattttataaacttctaataaatattttcacctACGTATTacttaaaacaaaattagataAGCATAAATGTCTGGCATATTTCACCTCCTTTAAAGCATCCTTGCTTAGAAGATATGTTAAATAATGATTAGTTTTAGCTTCCAGTTAAAAATAAtccatttttattaatatttgagCTTGCCAAGCCATCATTATAATTAATCCGTTTTACCCAGCAGCCTGCAGTGTTAATGCCAATTGGCGCATGAGTTGGGTCATTTCATCGACTTGAGTGGTCTTTCCATGCATTCAGACCCGCGTGATGCCATCATCCCATGGCCCATGGCTGGTCCCAAACACTCATATTAGTACCTAATGCAATATTATTAATATCCTCTCCTAgtctataacaataaaattaagagaGATCCATGCAATCCAATGCTCCATCTCATATAATTATTACTCCTTATGTCCTCATATAATttttgtgtaagaaaaaaatttacttcttaaaataattatcatttatttttttaatataatattaattacaatttttttatttatatctattatatattaataataaacaacaaaatttaaaaataaattaatgataatatgtaAGATTAAttctataatattattattttctttcatttattttttcaatctgtataaaataacataaagacGATAATTCTtttaagataaaagaaataatttatattactaATACAGGTAACTGAGTGTATAAACATTGTTCAGCTAAAATGAACTCTGCGTACATTGCTTAAACTCATTCCATAACGGTAGCTTTTAGCGTCGAAGAAGTCTCGCATAGAGGATAAATAGTTACACGCTCCAAGACTTTTATGATCTCTactaatattatttgaattggatattattattttttgttcgtaaattaaaaaatatgtgtacGTATATGTCATGTTGAGATTGATTACAATTATAGTCAAATGATAGTTTCACACttcctaatatatatttttcatcagaaaaggattttttgaaataaaaattttaatttaaaatttttagagaAAATTACATCAATTAATTCAAATCCCCTTTGAACATGGAATTTGAAACACACCCCCTTAAAGTAGTTTTTAAGTTTGAATTAAGCTTTTTACCTTATTCATTCTAAGACTTTAAGCTCAAAAACTTTGGTTTGAGGTAGTTTATTTGGAACTACAAGCACATCCATAGTTGTTGGCCGCCTATACTTGAAAACTTCAAGTTTTTGGAAGAGCTAGTTCCTTGCCTGGTttcttgatttattattattattattatttatccttgatttcttttttttagaggGTTGTTTTTTATTGATCTTGAACATGGATTAGTATGGAATTGAATATATTCTGATAACACCTATCATGAATAATGTGAGAAACCTAACTCAATTTCAAAAGCTGGTTGAAAGGGGTGAGAATTGCTCttcatttatacattttaatttgacTTTATAGTCGATGTAagacttgattattttttaatataaagtatattaataaattaaaaaataaaaggtttcAATATTGTGTACAAAAATatgttgtttaaattaaaatcctGAAAATTTTAGCGAAGAAATTCAATTATCTAAAACTTACGAAATTTAGAATTTCAGCTAAGAGCATTTCTACTAGTGCTAACTTAAACGACTTACCCTACCGACTAGATCACCCCtaatgagaaaaaagaagaagaagaatatttGATGAATACCCATTGTGTTATGAGACACGTATGAAGAGagcaaaaaaagagaaaaaaaaataagaataaaaaaaagagaaaaataaaacgaCGATCTActccaaatataattaatacatgtgcattattttttcttctttaaattagTAAATAGTTGAATTGAAGCTTCGGCCTTCAGGTGTTTCTCTTTTGCTTCACGTCTCAGGTTTATCCTTTCACCAATAAAATCTGAGGCTAATTTTGGTGTTCCCTAATCCGCACACAATTAGACTACCAAATTTTAGCTATTGGTAAAATCTCctccaagaaaaaagaaactaaaagtaCTATATACTACCAAATTTCAAAGACTTCTCCAATCAATTACCTTatctaaacaataaaatttaaaaaagtaagaaattgaattacgtatacaaaaaagaagaagaaattgaatATCTAATAATTTCAGATTCCTTAATATTCTATATATCGGAACACAACGCCTAAAAGTAGAATTAATAAGCGTGCATGGCTGTTGatacaagtatatatataacatatacaAAGACTTTAAGAAGGAAAAACGGTAGATCTGGGATTCTCGGGTGCAAGTAGCTAGCTAGTGTTAAATTGCTTGGAATaagaaagaatgaaaacaaAGCAGAAATTAAGAAGTAATAAAAATCTGCTTCACCTTTTTAGTAACTTGGTGGAATGGTTTGGGAACTCAAGCTGAAGTTTTACATGGTAAGTGGCAGCAGCAGCCACTTGACTTTGTTGTGAATAATCATGAGTTTTAGTGAAAAGTGCGACACCACGAGCAAATGCAAAGGAACCAGTCCCTCCTATCACCTTGAATTCTTGTTTGTCTTTAAGAGCCTGCACGCTGAGGCTACCCGAACAATCTGGGGTGTCAAAGCTCAGATACATAACATTGAACTCAGATTGCTGAAACTGCTCCGTGGGGATCACAAAGCCCTGTGCTCTCCCTACCACACGTGAAGTCTTCTCTGGCCCCTCCGTAAGAACACGGCGAAAGATGAAAGCCCCAGCATCTTCCCTAGGTACGAGGTGGGTATTTGATGTTGCTATTTGAGGTTGTTGGATGTACAATGATAGATCCAACCATGGCTTTGAATGGCTCTTGTTGTGGGACACAGGTGATAGCACAGCCAACAGAATAACTGCTATTGTTGCTAGGGAAACCGCACTGCAGAATATGATCCTTGGCGACATCATGACATGCATGCATCAATATGGTTTGCTTGTTTGCCAGAGAATTAGAGATTAATTTCTGGTCCTTACGATGGATAtgagatgataaaaaaataataaaaactagcTTCTTACGATTTAAATTGAACGTTCTTTGtggttagaaaaataaattaaatgttattggCAACCTAAACCATTTTGCAGTTCGGTACCTAAACCATTACGAAAATCcttcatgttttgtcttcaaGCTGTTGCCTTGCTTTGCATGAGGAATATATCATGCGCTTCTTCCGTTGACTCGGATCACCGTTACACATTCGCTATTtctaactttcttttctttctacttAATCTATTggtgaataaaaatttaattaatcttaCAGTTCCAATAACTGAGATTGGACAGCTAACCGAAATTCTCTGGGCTCacctgtaaacaaaaaataatctagaattaaacataaataaatctattttattttatattattattttaaaaatattttcatttaattttaattttatttttaatattttttattcgtaataataagttttaaaactttacaaataatcttattttttatttgagattgaaaaaattaaataatattaacttgcgaaaataattatttttatttataaataagtttagaaggagtattatttaaaaaaaaagagttatacataatatttttgaagATAAATACTAATCAATATTCTTgagatatttattaaaaaattattaaaacaaacaaaattatactatacataatttttttacgtCCTCATATCTCTTAATTCTTAATTACACTGTTATACTAATTTACTCTATCTCTATCTTGAAAACCAATTCTGTGTGGACCGTTTATTTAAAGCTACTAAGTATAGTGGTACACGGCTAAAGAATATTGCACCGCCTATTTGAATGGATAAAATTGCGAGGAATAGCTGCTGCTTGTTAGCTTTCCTCTTGATGCCAAGGATATGGTTAGTTtcggaaaaaaataaagaaaatataagaaataaaaaattaggaatataatataaataagaatacTTTTGtctttgcataaaaaataatgaataaaatacGTTTGAGAtctctataaaattaaaaaaaatattaattttatatttataaaactttttgtattgatttgatttttgtaaaattaaaatatatttttattaattttcagtATTAATCATGTTAAACGATAATCTAATAAGATTAGTAAATTTAcgcatataatttaat
This genomic interval from Glycine max cultivar Williams 82 chromosome 5, Glycine_max_v4.0, whole genome shotgun sequence contains the following:
- the LOC100807728 gene encoding uncharacterized protein, yielding MHVMMSPRIIFCSAVSLATIAVILLAVLSPVSHNKSHSKPWLDLSLYIQQPQIATSNTHLVPREDAGAFIFRRVLTEGPEKTSRVVGRAQGFVIPTEQFQQSEFNVMYLSFDTPDCSGSLSVQALKDKQEFKVIGGTGSFAFARGVALFTKTHDYSQQSQVAAAATYHVKLQLEFPNHSTKLLKR